Below is a genomic region from Rhodococcus sp. WMMA185.
ATCCGAGCGACGGTCTGGCTGACCGTCGGGCCGCTCTGCTCGAGTCGTTCGGCAATACGCGCTCGAAGAGGGACAACGCCCTCTTCTTCCAAGTCGTAGATCGTCCGGAGATACATCTCCGTGGTGTCAACCAGATCCTTCACACTCACTCCCCTTCGTCTTGGTTGATTCTACCGGTCGGTCCTTGCCATACATGCGTTCGGCGTCTCGTAGCGTCGGAGGCAGTTCTGCGGGTCTGCTAGCACCGTCTGCGGCGGACCAGTAGCGTGAGTTCATGACACGGTCTTTCGGCGCTCGGAAGGATTCGGCTGCAGTGGTATCGAACCGGGCAGTCGTGTGGAGTCCGGAGTATCTCCGCTATCGGTGGAGTGCGGACCACCCGATGAGCCCGACCCGGCTGGAGCTGACCATGTCGCTCGCCCGCAGTTTGGGGCTCTTGGAGGGTGCCGAACTGGTACGGCCCGAGGCGGCTTCGGACGCGGACTTGTTGAGGATCCACACCCCGGGCTACATCGAGGCCGTCAAGCATGCCGGGCATTCGGCTACCCCGGGTGTGCTCGGGCAGGATACTCCGCATGGACTCGGCACAGAGGACAATCCCGTCTTCCCTGAGATGCACGAAGCGAGCTCGATCCTCGCCGGCGGATCGCTGACGGCGGCGCGTGAGATCGCATCGGGCCGCACGCGCAGGGCGGTGAGTATCGGTGGAGGCATGCATCATGCGATGCCCGACTGGGCGTCCGGCTTCTGCGTGTACAACGATGTCGCGATTGCGATCTCGTGGCTGCTGGACAACGGCTTCGACCGGGTCGCCTATATCGACGTCGATGCGCACCATGGTGACGGCGTTCAGCACGCGTTCGCGGACGATCCACGGGTCCTGACGATCTCGCTGCACCAGCATCCGGCAACCCTTTTTCCCAACACGGGGTGGTCGAGCGAAGTCGGTGGAGGTGCTGGAGAAGGTACGGCAATCAACCTCCCCATTCTGCCCGGGACGAGT
It encodes:
- a CDS encoding acetoin utilization protein AcuC; the encoded protein is MTRSFGARKDSAAVVSNRAVVWSPEYLRYRWSADHPMSPTRLELTMSLARSLGLLEGAELVRPEAASDADLLRIHTPGYIEAVKHAGHSATPGVLGQDTPHGLGTEDNPVFPEMHEASSILAGGSLTAAREIASGRTRRAVSIGGGMHHAMPDWASGFCVYNDVAIAISWLLDNGFDRVAYIDVDAHHGDGVQHAFADDPRVLTISLHQHPATLFPNTGWSSEVGGGAGEGTAINLPILPGTSDALWLRGFHAVVPGAIAAFRPQIVVSQCGVDSHREDPLADLALTVDGQRAAFLAMRDLADRYAEGRWLAVGGGGYGLVRVVPRAWTHLIAAALDVELPPGRAVPESWRERVRSLMPDVNLPDTMSDGGEVDYLPWDGPGGAPETGVPAVDRALHRIDSAVVATRRACFPLLGLDPEDPRD